The sequence aatctttatttgagttagttgatgatgatttaatctttgtaatttcattatcaaaataaGATTCTAAAACTTCAATTTCAACTAAATGAGTTTCACCATCATGTGATGGAGTTGCGCTTTCAATTGGTTTCATATTGATTTGCAATAATTGTTCATATAAATCTAATGAGATTCTATTTGATGATATTACATTGTATTTTAAATCGTAGTGTGAAATTAATCTTTTACcaatattatctttttctatatcatcattattattggcATTACCATTGTTGTTGtcatcatctttattatatggttttaaataatttgaatcgAATATTGAATGTACATAATGAATTGGATAGGTTTCAACTAAAAGATCATTTAAGGTTTCTGGTGGTAAATTATATTCGAATGCACCATTACCATCGAATCcgattaatataatattcaaattaattGGTATACCATTTGGTTCTTCCTCTGCAATGAtatcttcttcttgttgctgctgttgagAATTATTTACacttataaatattattaaaaatataattattatagaaataaattgagataataatttcattttttttttttttttttttttttttttattattaattattatttttttttaatttaaaatttcattttgttcataaaaaatttcatttttttttttttttttttttttaattttttaaaaaaccttttttacttttttatctggaatttaaattggatttttggatttattttcatatacTTGGctcatattaaaattaataaaattaaattattgttattaaaaaaaaaaaaaaaaaaaaaaaatatcttgtcTAGGCAatcttaaaataataaaatcataaaagaaatcaaaaaagagatcataaaaaataaaaataaaaaataaaaaattgcttttaaaaaaataagatattGGTCAAAGggattttaattattaaattatcaaagtagtgtttataaaatcaaaaattttttaaaaaaaaaaattaataattatgttATGGGtggtttaaaataataaataaataaaataaaataaaaatttaaataaatttccttacaaccaataaaattttagataaaCTACAGATCTGATGCTTTTGAATAATACTACATCACCAACAAAGccatgaaaaaaaaaaaaaaaaaaaaaaaaaaaagaaaaaaaaaaattaaaaattaaaaatatatataactAGTAAATGAAATTAAGTTTTACTAAAAAATACATTCACACCCACcacatttattaaatttctattcgttttttttttttattttaatttttttaaaaaattaattggacaaaccaaatgtaaaaattttttatatttagtttttgccaaccaaaaacaaaaaaacaaatgatttatatggagaaaaaaaaataaaattataattaagaaaaaaaaaatacataaaaaaataccaatatatgtggaaaaaaaaaagattattgtatcattttagataattttttaaataattaattaaataataataataatgaaaacaaTTGGCAGAAGAGAGATAAATtccaaataatcaaaataaaaatattttaaaagtaaaaaaaaaatattaaatataaaattgaattcaggtttattaattattatggCATTCAtctttacattttttaaaatattcaagACAATTTGCATCTTCTGATCTTCCCATACGACAAtttctatcttttttaatgcaatctaaaaaacaataaaatttttgtcCATTAACagcatttaaatttgaaagtaATGAGATTACCACTAAAATAGctattaaaacttttagcatgattattattattttttattttttatcttttatttttaaaaaaactattaatatatatattttttttaaaaattttctgGTATacttgttttatttttctaccttttttaaattataagtAATAttcctttttattattaataagaaaataaaaaaaaaaaataataacctttttattattaataataaaaaaaaaaaaaaatataataaaacccataaaaaaaaaaaaaacaattacaattgtaaaattaaccAATATAAGTTAAGGCAATGTATGAATGTGTTTGTGTATGATAGGCaaagttaaaattaaaataaaatctactcctgtttttaaattcaactcCCACAAACGCCacacattatttaatttttatttttatttttccgagaaactttgaattaaaataataataaaaataataatattataatattattaccattttccCAAATGAACATTCATGGACCACACTTCAGAAATACCACAACACGCAAACCATTTTGCTAgtaactaaaaataaacaataaacaaatgaaaaaaaaaatttaacccCATTgctttcaattaattgatcattttattttaaaattttattttttttatttatttgattttatttgattttattttattttattttattttattttatttattttatttattttattttatattattttattttatattattttatttcatattttctgtcaaactatttaaatagttcacaaaaataattataagaaatcttggttttaaaaatgttatcattaaagtaaatatttaaaaacttgTGTTTTGAAAGATAGAGatgtgataataatatttgagTAATCTCAATatgatcattttttaaagaggttctaattaaatttaaaagtttatctTCTCTAAACCATTCGATGGCATTTTCTTGCAAAACATGAcaatgatgatattgaaaatattggaaTATTTGGATTTGACCATTATAAGCAGCTGTTTccaaaattgaataaatgaaatttctgATACAATTAAACTCAGCATTATATTCAGGAACATTTGAATTTGGGAatggttttaaattatctgtTGCTCTGCTAATAACAGTTGATAATGCTTTCAAATCACCTCTTTTACCAATAAAATATGCaagtttatataaaaatgaagTAAACATATCCCTACCTCCAGAATAggtgtttttaaaattaaagatttcatCATCGATTTCATCAAGTTTACCTGATAAGTAATAAAAGCAAATAATATCTGGAAGACTATTTAAAATGGTTGTTGGATTTGGAATTACATTTGAACTAGCAAATATTGGTCCATTTGTATTACTACTAAAACCTGATCCTcctgatggtgatgatgaggTTGAACTACCAAATCTTGATCCAACTGTACTGCTGGTACCTGATCCCcctaatggtgatgatgaagttgaaCTACCAAATCTTGATCCAACTGTACTGCTCGTACCTGATCCTTCTAATGGTGATGAAGTTGAACTGCCAAATCTTGATCCAACTGTACTGTTAGTACCTGATTCTccaaatggtgatgatgatgaagttgaaCTAGCAAACCTTGATCCAACTGTACTACTAGTACCAGATCCTCCAAATggtgacgatgatgatgaagcgAAACCTGGACCAAaacttgattttttaatgaatggTACATCTTTTGGTGGGGTAAAAtgtttattttcatataaCCATTCAAAAAactttgataataaaattggtttttcGTCAGAATCTAAAAAGTAGTTTGAAACTTGTAGCATTCTTGATTTCATTTCACTATCGAAAATATTTGTATTGAATATATGTTTAAATAAACATACAACttcattacaattattaccTTGGTATAAATCAGTAATAATTGgtgttaaaatttttgaaccATAGTTATATATTGTAGGATTTTCTACAATATGTTTAAaagtttcaaaatttaatttaaaactacctttaaaattaattaaataaagtttttctttataatgAGTTTTAATttgtcgttgttgttgtagttgttgttgtagttgtttatttttctttgatgaatttattaatttttcaaagtgttttaataaatttaaatttttaaaatttaaaaaatttggatactttgaataaataaaaagatgatgaaattcTTGATAAATGAAATCTAACATTTCAATagaatttatatatttgcAAATATTGAAATCAAGTATTTCATCTTGAGATTCATCatgaaaacaaaaaacaacttctttttcattttgagaGAATTGATTTGAgaaatgtttaaataattccaCTGAATCATGttttactaaaaataaaaacaaaatatttgattcaataaaatttgtaatgAAATTTGAGttttcatttgttttaataatttcttttattactAAAGtacaagaaattaaaaaattaatttgatcttcttgttttttaaaatttgaaaataatattgaattttcatttttaagtAGTTGATTTTTATCtaataatgttttaaaaaattcatgatcatatttattattaaaattatataaccAATCACTAAATAAATGTAAATCACCATTTTGTAAAGGTTGAGTAAGCTTAAATTCTATATCACTTTCTTGTCTATCAActtgatttaaaaagtttCCAAAAAGAGTATAATTTTGAGATTCCTTATTactttcatcattatcattatcatcaccataataataattaaagaattgtTTTGAAGTAAAATCTAGTTGTTTTCTATtactataataaatatttaataattctttaatatttaatttatttatttttttattaaaatttgttggATCAACAAGTTTTGCATTTAATTGACAAATTgaatattcattattaattaaatttgaattatcattatcattattattattaaaccaattaattattttaataactttaattaaatcttttaatctAAATAATGATACTAATGGACATAATGttgttatcttttttaaaatttcatcctTATATTGtcttaaatttattatttctctTTCCATCAagtataaaatcattttaaatgttttaattaattcttttttacttttattaggagatgataaaaatattgataaaatgaaatccatagatttattttcattattattattattattattattattattattattattattattattattattattattattattattattattattattattattttcaatattactattattattttcaatattactattattattgtcaatattattattattgttattattataattattggtagttttaaataaaaataattcaaaaagatatttaaataattttaaagaacaACCAGTTGAAATTGCAAGTGTGATGGattcatttatattaatttcaaattgaaatttattgACTAATGTTGAAATTCCTGTAACTGAATTATTCtctattaatgatttaattaaatttgattttcctTTTGATTTCCAATCAATTATATATCTATCaccataattattaaataaattaaaaaagaatcgagtattttcattatttccTTCCTCATCTTCTTTACCAAATACTGaatataacttttttaatgaGCCACTactaaatattaaaaattgatttctattaactttatcttttatcattgataattgatcattatttatcattttatcAACCATAACAATAGAatcatatttaattgatagaTGTGGTGAAAAGTTTGATAATATTGTATTTTTCAATACTAAATTTCTCCATACActccaaaataaaatttcatttttattatttttattattattattattattattattattattattattattattattattattattattattattattattattattattattactattattattattattattattatttttataattattattattaatttgttcttgttgatttataaattgataaCGACTAATACcaatttcaatgatttttttaattagacCACGAAAAtcacattttttaattatattttctgGAATTCCAATTGTATTTGAAATATATTCCAATCTTgctttattacaattatttaaatattcaatatttattaaatcttcaTTTTTGAATGTAACATCATTATTcgaaatttctttaaatgcttgagaaatttcattattggtagttggtggtggttgtgatATAAATGGTGTTTCTCTTTCAACAATTGGAACAGATGTTGATTTTTGGTTTGGTTTTATAATTGTTTCCAAATcataaattgattttctttttcttttacctGTCTCCTCTGGAACAGTTTCACTGTtgtttaaatctttatttctttttttatttggcatttttttttttttttttaaatgtttaaatactaaatataatataaaaaaataaaattgaaaaaaaattaaaaaattaaaatgaaaaaaaaaatgatagaGGTGATGGTTTGTCAGcgaattattttgaaaaaaaaaaaacaaaaaaaaaaataaaaaaaaaataaaatcagatatttttagagaaaaaaaaagattttttggaaaataaaatttgtttttttaggATATTGGaaaatatctaaatatttttttttaaaaattgaattattaattatggGGGttatcagaaaaaaaaaaaaaaaaaaaacagtttgtttaaattttaaatatcaaattttttattttttttttattttttttaatttttattttttttaattaattatcttCTTTGTTTTCCATTTATAATTAcagaaataatattatttggtatATAATCATTGATTATTTGAGTTATAAGTTGTTGACTTTCAACACCTTCAAAACTAAAtgttaaactttttaaatttttaaaatttgaaagatTTTTAAGGGATCCAAAGGAATTAAAATTGGAACCAAGTGTTAGTGATGATACATTTGATGAgaaactattttttaatatatttatattataattatacaaTTGTAAATCtgttattgaatttggtaaatttCTTAAATGAATTGGtgtttgaaaattaaaaccacATCTTAACACTGAAATACTATCATTTGGAAGATCGATACCATTGTTTACaatatcaaattcatcaCCTAAATCTAAATATTCAACAGAATCTGGCACTGATCCATCTTCAATCCTTTGattaagttttttaaataaaagatattttactGATGATGGAATTGATCCAACTGGAATCATTTGATTATAAAATGGAAATGAAAGGTAGTTTATatcattaccaattaatCCAATTGTAAGTGTTTGGTCACCACCATCTCTTTTTTCAAGCCTTTTTACATTTGATGGTATTATATACCCAAATGGAGAATAGAAATGGtctttattaactttttctttattaatatgagaaattaaatcatctaTACTAAATCTTGTTTTTGGGTTAAAATGTAAACAATTTTGGGTgatgatttttaattctgATGATAAATGTACTGGTATTGGTGGTATTCCATTGGCGTCTCTACCAATGGTACTATTTAAATCACCACCAGCCATTTCAATTATTGTACAACCTAGACTGAATACATCAGATTTACGACCTGCATTACCATCTTGTAGTTTCACTTCTGGTGCCATATGTGTAGCTGTACCAACTCttgaattatattttgaattgttttca comes from Dictyostelium discoideum AX4 chromosome 2 chromosome, whole genome shotgun sequence and encodes:
- a CDS encoding hypothetical protein (Similar to Dictyostelium discoideum (Slime mold). histidine kinase DhkE), coding for MPNKKRNKDLNNSETVPEETGKRKRKSIYDLETIIKPNQKSTSVPIVERETPFISQPPPTTNNEISQAFKEISNNDVTFKNEDLINIEYLNNCNKARLEYISNTIGIPENIIKKCDFRGLIKKIIEIGISRYQFINQQEQINNNNYKNNNNNNNNSNNNNNNNNNNNNNNNNNNNNNNNNNNNKNNKNEILFWSVWRNLVLKNTILSNFSPHLSIKYDSIVMVDKMINNDQLSMIKDKVNRNQFLIFSSGSLKKLYSVFGKEDEEGNNENTRFFFNLFNNYGDRYIIDWKSKGKSNLIKSLIENNSVTGISTLVNKFQFEININESITLAISTGCSLKLFKYLFELFLFKTTNNYNNNNNNNIDNNNSNIENNNSNIENNNNNNNNNNNNNNNNNNNNNNNNNNNNNENKSMDFILSIFLSSPNKSKKELIKTFKMILYLMEREIINLRQYKDEILKKITTLCPLVSLFRLKDLIKVIKIINWFNNNNDNDNSNLINNEYSICQLNAKLVDPTNFNKKINKLNIKELLNIYYSNRKQLDFTSKQFFNYYYGDDNDNDESNKESQNYTLFGNFLNQVDRQESDIEFKLTQPLQNGDLHLFSDWLYNFNNKYDHEFFKTLLDKNQLLKNENSILFSNFKKQEDQINFLISCTLVIKEIIKTNENSNFITNFIESNILFLFLVKHDSVELFKHFSNQFSQNEKEVVFCFHDESQDEILDFNICKYINSIEMLDFIYQEFHHLFIYSKYPNFLNFKNLNLLKHFEKLINSSKKNKQLQQQLQQQRQIKTHYKEKLYLINFKGSFKLNFETFKHIVENPTIYNYGSKILTPIITDLYQGNNCNEVVCLFKHIFNTNIFDSEMKSRMLQVSNYFLDSDEKPILLSKFFEWLYENKHFTPPKDVPFIKKSSFGPGFASSSSSPFGGSGTSSTVGSRFASSTSSSSPFGESGTNSTVGSRFGSSTSSPLEGSGTSSTVGSRFGSSTSSSPLGGSGTSSTVGSRFGSSTSSSPSGGSGFSSNTNGPIFASSNVIPNPTTILNSLPDIICFYYLSGKLDEIDDEIFNFKNTYSGGRDMFTSFLYKLAYFIGKRGDLKALSTVISRATDNLKPFPNSNVPEYNAEFNCIRNFIYSILETAAYNGQIQIFQYFQYHHCHVLQENAIEWFREDKLLNLIRTSLKNDHIEITQILLSHLYLSKHKFLNIYFNDNIFKTKISYNYFCELFK